Proteins encoded in a region of the Labrus bergylta chromosome 9, fLabBer1.1, whole genome shotgun sequence genome:
- the LOC109990492 gene encoding protein diaphanous homolog 1, with amino-acid sequence MCPCTRKGPLSSVLPECNHHFRHSLSSSPAKDQDGADDKKLVQKKKVRELKVIDSKSSQNLSIFLGSFRLPYEEIKNAVLEVNEKILKESMVQNLIKQLPAPEQLSVLGEMKDEYEDLAEAEQFGVVMSSVKKLMPRLQAILFKLQFEEQLNNIKPDIVSVTAACEELRKSQTFSKLLEIILLVGNYMNSGSRNGKAFGFSISYLCKLRDTKSADLKQTLLHFLADVCQEQYPDVMGFADELIHVEKASRVSAETLQKNLEMMGRQMKSLEKDLETFPPPQSDKDLFVEKMSSFVGSASEQYEKLDLLHKNMDKQFNDLGEYYVFDPKKISVEEFFGDLNTFKNMFQQAVKENQKRKEAEEKIKRAKLAREKDEKEKEEKLKKNQLLDINAEGDETGIMDGLLEALQSGAAFRRKRGPRQAANHRRAGHAVTNILAKELMQEESPQSSKVPAKKKTTEESEEPKLEGAESLEELLETAPTRSN; translated from the exons ATGTGTCCGTGCACACG CAAGGGTCCTCTTTCTTCTGTCCTTCCTGAATGTAACCATCATTTCCGCcattctctttcctcctctccagccAAGGACCAGGATGGTGCGGATGACAAGAAGCtggtgcagaagaagaaagtgagGGAGCTTAAGGTCATTGACTCCAAAAGTTCACAGAACCTGT CCATTTTCCTCGGATCGTTTCGTCTCCCTTATGAAGAGATCAAGAACGCCGTCTTGGAGGTTAATGAGAAGATCCTAAAAGAGTCAATGGTTCAG AACCTGATCAAACAGCTGCCAGCACCAGAGCAGCTGAGTGTCCTGGGAGAGATGAAGGACGAATATGAGGATCTGGCTGAGGCTGAGCAGTTTGGAGTAGTG atGTCCAGCGTGAAGAAGTTGATGCCACGGCTTCAGGCCATCTTGTTTAAGCTGCAGTTTGAGGAGCAGCTGAACAACATCAAGCCAGATATAGTGTCCGTGACAGCAGCCTGTGAAGAGCTCAGGAAGAGCCAGACCTTCTCTAAGCTGCTAGAGATCATCCTGCTTGTAGGGAACTACATGAATTCCGGCTCCCGCAATGGAAAGGCGTTCGGCTTCTCCATATCGTACCTATGCAAG CTGCGTGACaccaaatcagctgatctgaagCAGACACTGCTCCATTTCCTCGCTGATGTGTGCCAGGAACAGTATCCTGATGTCATGGGCTTTGCAGACGAGCTCATCCATGTGGAAAAAGCCAGCAGAG TTTCTGCAGAGACACTTCAGAAGAACCTGGAGATGATGGGCCGTCAGATGAAGAGCCTGGAAAAAGATTTGGAAACATTTCCTCCTCCACAAAGTGACAAGGACCTGTTTGTGGAGAAGATGTC CAGTTTTGTTGGGAGCGCCTCTGAACAGTATGAGAAGCTGGATCTGCTGCATAAAAATATGGACAAGCAATTTAATGACCTGGGAGAATACTATGTCTTTGACCCGAAAAAAATCTCTGTGGAGGAGTTCTTTGGCGACCTCAAcacctttaaaaatatgttccag CAAGCAGTGAAGGAGAATCAGAAAAGGAAGGAGGCTGAAGAGAAGATCAAGAGGGCCAAGCTCGCCAGGGAAAAGGACgagaaggaaaaggaggagaaactcaAGAAGAACCAGCTGCTTGACATCAATGCAG AGGGTGATGAAACTGGTATCATGGATGGCCTGTTGGAGGCGCTGCAGTCGGGAGCTGCTTTCAGAAGGAAGAGAGGACCTCGACAAGCAG cCAACCACCGACGAGCTGGTCATGCAGTGACCAACATTCTGGCCAAAGAGCTGATGCAGGAAGAGTCACCCCAATCCAGCAAAGTGCCCGCCAAGAAGAAGACGACAGAGGAAAGTGAGGAGCCTAAACTAGAAGGAGCAGAGTCATTAGAGGAGTTACTTGAGACTGCTCCTACGCGGTCcaattaa